The proteins below come from a single Streptomyces sp. SCSIO 75703 genomic window:
- a CDS encoding GNAT family protein, whose protein sequence is MTLPTPELRTARLRLRPFTDADAAPLYALHSSAHVLRYWDSPPWSEPARAQRFIAICRTIEEEGTGARLAVDRASDGAFIGWCGLTGWNPNFRSASLGYVFDPAAWGHGYATETAHAVLRWAFDTLDLNRVQAETDTRNVASARVLEKLGFVREGTLREDCVVNGDVSDSWVFGLLRREWHPTAGR, encoded by the coding sequence ATGACCTTGCCCACTCCCGAGCTGCGCACCGCCCGCCTGCGACTGCGGCCGTTCACCGACGCCGACGCGGCGCCGCTCTACGCACTGCACAGCAGTGCTCACGTGCTGCGTTATTGGGACTCCCCGCCGTGGAGCGAACCGGCCCGCGCCCAGCGCTTCATCGCGATCTGCCGGACGATCGAGGAGGAGGGCACGGGAGCGCGGCTGGCCGTCGACCGCGCCTCCGACGGCGCGTTCATCGGCTGGTGCGGCCTGACCGGTTGGAACCCGAACTTCCGCAGCGCGTCCCTGGGCTACGTCTTCGACCCCGCCGCGTGGGGTCACGGCTACGCCACGGAGACCGCGCACGCCGTCCTGCGGTGGGCGTTCGACACCCTGGACCTGAACCGCGTCCAGGCCGAGACCGACACCCGCAACGTGGCGTCCGCCCGGGTCCTGGAGAAGCTCGGTTTCGTCCGCGAAGGCACCCTGCGCGAGGACTGCGTCGTCAACGGCGATGTCTCCGACTCCTGGGTCTTCGGCCTCCTCCGCCGCGAGTGGCACCCCACTGCCGGCCGCTAG
- a CDS encoding SDR family oxidoreductase gives MTTRQPDPTHPVPRPLALITGVGRTVGIGAGIARRLAESGWDIAFTCWTPYDDRMTWGGEPEARRTIAGELAGHGAATLAVEADLADPETPARLFDEVESALGPVTALVMCHCESVDSGLLDTTLDSFDRHFAVNARAPWLLIREFGRRFSGTWGSGRIISLTSDHTVGNLPYGAGKGALDRITLAAAHELAHLGITANAVNPGPVDTGWMTADLRDELTRRTPLRRLGTPQDTAHLVAFLCSPEGQWLNAQLLQSNGGLS, from the coding sequence GTGACGACACGGCAGCCCGACCCCACCCACCCCGTCCCCCGCCCCCTGGCCCTGATCACCGGCGTGGGCCGCACGGTGGGCATCGGCGCGGGCATCGCCCGGCGGCTGGCCGAGTCGGGCTGGGACATCGCCTTCACCTGCTGGACGCCCTACGACGACCGCATGACCTGGGGCGGCGAACCGGAGGCCCGGCGGACGATCGCCGGGGAACTGGCCGGGCACGGAGCGGCGACGCTGGCCGTCGAGGCCGACCTCGCGGACCCGGAGACACCGGCGCGCCTCTTCGACGAGGTGGAGAGCGCCCTGGGCCCGGTGACGGCCCTGGTGATGTGCCACTGCGAGTCGGTCGACTCCGGCCTGCTGGACACCACCCTGGACAGCTTCGACCGGCACTTCGCGGTCAACGCCCGAGCGCCGTGGCTGCTGATCCGCGAGTTCGGCCGCCGCTTCTCCGGCACCTGGGGCAGCGGCCGGATCATCAGCCTGACCAGCGACCACACCGTGGGAAACCTCCCCTACGGCGCCGGCAAGGGCGCCCTGGACCGCATCACCCTGGCCGCCGCGCACGAACTCGCTCATCTGGGCATCACCGCCAACGCGGTCAACCCGGGCCCGGTGGACACCGGCTGGATGACGGCGGACCTCCGCGACGAACTCACCCGTCGCACCCCCCTACGCCGCCTGGGCACCCCCCAGGACACCGCCCACCTGGTCGCCTTCCTCTGCTCCCCCGAAGGCCAATGGCTCAACGCCCAACTCCTCCAGAGCAACGGCGGCTTGAGCTAG
- a CDS encoding cytidine deaminase: MTDSSALDPEDRKIITLARTTRARNGVPEGAAVRDETGRTYVAGTVALDSLKLSALRTAVAMAVASGATSLEAATVVTDAETASPEDLAAVRDLGGAQTTVLVAAPDGTVRETLTAG, translated from the coding sequence ATGACCGACAGCAGCGCGCTCGACCCCGAGGACCGCAAGATCATCACCCTGGCCCGGACCACCCGGGCCCGCAACGGCGTCCCCGAGGGCGCCGCCGTACGCGACGAGACCGGCCGCACCTACGTCGCCGGCACCGTCGCCCTGGACTCCCTGAAGCTCAGCGCCCTGCGCACCGCCGTGGCGATGGCGGTCGCGTCCGGCGCGACCTCCCTGGAAGCGGCGACCGTGGTGACGGACGCGGAGACGGCGTCCCCCGAGGACCTGGCCGCGGTCCGCGACCTGGGCGGCGCCCAGACCACGGTCCTGGTGGCGGCCCCGGACGGCACGGTACGGGAGACGCTGACCGCGGGCTGA
- a CDS encoding MmcQ/YjbR family DNA-binding protein: MTPEGLRAFCLSFNAAVEEFPFGPEASVFKVLGKMFALSRLDARPLTVNLKCDPDDAVRLRAEYAGLIVPGYHMNKRHWNTVTADGALPARLVRELVEDSYDLVVAGLPRAERLRLGRG; encoded by the coding sequence GTGACACCCGAGGGACTGCGCGCGTTCTGCCTGTCGTTCAACGCGGCGGTGGAGGAGTTCCCCTTCGGACCGGAGGCGTCGGTCTTCAAGGTGCTGGGCAAGATGTTCGCCCTGTCCCGCCTGGACGCGCGCCCGCTGACGGTCAACCTCAAGTGCGACCCGGACGACGCGGTACGGCTGCGCGCCGAGTACGCGGGCCTGATCGTGCCGGGCTACCACATGAACAAGCGCCACTGGAACACCGTCACCGCCGACGGCGCCCTCCCCGCCCGCCTCGTCCGCGAACTGGTGGAGGACTCCTACGACCTGGTGGTGGCCGGCCTGCCCCGCGCGGAACGACTCCGGCTGGGACGGGGGTAG
- a CDS encoding hemolysin family protein, producing MSPSLIAGAVALVVVAWLAACAEAGLARVSSFRAEEAVRSGRRGSARLARVAADPTRYLNVALLVRVACEMAAAALVTYACLREFDGTAKALVIAIAVMVLVSYVAVGVSPRTIGRQHPLNTATAAAYVLVPLDRIMGPVPSLLILLGNAFTPGRGFRRGPFASEAELRALVDLAEKESLIEAEERKMVHSVFELGDTLVREVMVPRTDLVVIERYKTIRQALTLALRSGFSRIPVTGDSEDDVVGVVYLKDLVRRTHINRDAENELVSTAMRPAYFVPDTKNAGDLLREMQKEHKHVAVVIDEYGGTAGIVTIEDVLEEIVGEITDEYDRELPPVEVLGEGRFRVTSRLDLGDLGELYGLEFDDEDVETVGGLLAKALGRVPIAGASAVVELPDGRRLRLTAESAAGRRNKIVTVLVEPVGTTAPETTEAAE from the coding sequence ATGAGTCCCTCCCTCATCGCCGGGGCGGTCGCCCTGGTGGTGGTCGCCTGGCTCGCCGCGTGCGCGGAGGCGGGACTCGCGCGGGTCTCCAGCTTCCGCGCCGAGGAGGCCGTACGGTCCGGGCGGCGCGGCAGCGCCCGACTGGCCCGCGTCGCCGCCGACCCCACCCGCTACCTCAACGTGGCGCTGCTGGTCCGGGTGGCCTGCGAGATGGCCGCCGCCGCGCTGGTCACCTACGCCTGCCTGCGCGAGTTCGACGGCACCGCCAAGGCACTGGTGATCGCCATCGCCGTGATGGTGCTGGTGTCGTACGTCGCCGTCGGGGTCTCCCCGCGCACCATCGGCCGCCAGCACCCGCTGAACACCGCGACGGCGGCGGCGTACGTCCTGGTGCCGCTCGACCGGATCATGGGCCCGGTGCCCTCGCTGCTGATCCTCCTCGGCAACGCGTTCACCCCCGGGCGGGGCTTCCGCCGGGGGCCGTTCGCGTCGGAGGCGGAACTGCGCGCGCTGGTCGACCTCGCGGAGAAGGAGTCCCTGATCGAGGCCGAGGAGCGCAAGATGGTGCACTCGGTCTTCGAACTGGGCGACACGCTGGTGCGCGAGGTGATGGTGCCGCGCACCGACCTCGTGGTCATCGAGCGGTACAAGACCATCCGGCAGGCGCTCACCCTCGCCCTGCGCTCCGGTTTCTCCCGCATCCCGGTGACCGGCGACAGCGAGGACGACGTGGTGGGCGTCGTCTACCTCAAGGACCTGGTCCGCCGCACCCACATCAACCGCGACGCGGAGAACGAGCTGGTCTCCACCGCGATGCGGCCCGCCTACTTCGTACCGGACACGAAGAACGCGGGCGACCTGCTGCGCGAGATGCAGAAGGAGCACAAGCACGTCGCCGTCGTCATCGACGAGTACGGCGGCACGGCCGGCATCGTCACCATCGAGGACGTCCTGGAGGAGATCGTCGGCGAGATCACCGACGAGTACGACCGGGAGCTGCCGCCGGTGGAGGTCCTCGGCGAGGGCCGGTTCCGGGTCACCTCCCGGCTGGACCTGGGCGACCTGGGCGAGCTGTACGGCCTGGAGTTCGACGACGAGGACGTGGAGACGGTCGGCGGCCTGCTGGCGAAGGCGCTCGGCCGGGTGCCGATCGCGGGCGCCTCGGCCGTGGTCGAACTGCCCGACGGGCGGCGACTGCGGCTGACCGCGGAGTCCGCGGCGGGCCGGCGGAACAAGATCGTGACGGTGCTGGTGGAGCCGGTCGGCACGACGGCCCCCGAGACGACGGAGGCCGCGGAGTGA
- the ybeY gene encoding rRNA maturation RNase YbeY, protein MSIDVNNESGTEVDEQAILDIARYALTRMRIHPLSELSVIVVDADAMEQLHIQWMDLPGPTDVMSFPMDELRPPAKDEEEPPQGLLGDIVLCPEVAARQGEEAPTRHTMDEELQLLTVHGVLHLLGYDHEEPDEKAEMFGLQAAIVDGWRAERGLTGPSPAPTVS, encoded by the coding sequence ATGTCGATCGACGTCAACAACGAATCCGGAACCGAGGTCGACGAGCAGGCGATCCTCGACATCGCCCGCTACGCGCTCACGCGGATGCGCATCCACCCGCTCTCCGAACTCTCGGTGATCGTCGTGGACGCCGACGCCATGGAGCAGCTCCACATCCAGTGGATGGACCTGCCCGGACCCACCGATGTCATGTCCTTCCCGATGGACGAGCTGCGCCCGCCGGCCAAGGACGAGGAGGAGCCCCCGCAGGGGCTCCTCGGCGACATCGTCCTGTGCCCGGAGGTCGCCGCCCGCCAGGGCGAGGAGGCGCCGACCCGGCACACCATGGACGAGGAGTTGCAACTGCTCACCGTCCACGGTGTGCTGCACCTCCTCGGCTACGACCACGAGGAGCCCGACGAGAAGGCCGAGATGTTCGGCCTCCAGGCCGCCATCGTGGACGGCTGGCGCGCGGAGCGTGGCCTGACCGGCCCGTCCCCGGCGCCGACCGTGTCATGA
- a CDS encoding PhoH family protein → MTQTPSAHTPAQGQARAQITVPARHPMVTVLGSGDSLLRVIEKSFPATDIHVRGNEISAVGDAHEVALVQRVFDEMMLVLRTGQPLTEDAVERSIAMLKASENGENDGQETPAEVLTQNILSSRGRTIRPKTLNQKRYVDAIDKHTVVFGIGPAGTGKTYLAMAKAVQALQSKQVNRIILTRPAVEAGERLGFLPGTLYEKIDPYLRPLYDALHDMIDPDSIPRLMAAGTIEVAPLAYMRGRTLNDAFIILDEAQNTSPEQMKMFLTRLGFDSKIVITGDVTQVDLPGGTKSGLRQVQEILEGVEDVHFSRLSSHDVVRHRLVGRIVDAYEQYDSRNGTDGGVQPDARPQGRGAKAKGK, encoded by the coding sequence ATGACTCAGACACCCTCAGCCCACACCCCCGCGCAGGGGCAGGCCAGAGCACAGATCACCGTCCCCGCACGGCACCCCATGGTCACCGTCCTCGGATCCGGCGACTCCCTGCTGCGCGTGATCGAGAAGTCCTTCCCGGCCACCGACATCCACGTCCGGGGCAACGAGATCAGCGCCGTCGGCGACGCCCACGAGGTCGCGCTGGTCCAGCGGGTCTTCGACGAGATGATGCTGGTGCTGCGCACCGGGCAGCCGCTGACCGAGGACGCGGTGGAGCGGTCGATCGCCATGCTCAAGGCGAGCGAGAACGGGGAGAACGACGGCCAGGAGACCCCGGCCGAGGTCCTCACCCAGAACATCCTCTCCTCCCGGGGCCGCACCATCCGCCCCAAGACGCTGAACCAGAAGCGGTACGTCGACGCCATCGACAAGCACACCGTCGTCTTCGGCATCGGCCCCGCCGGCACCGGCAAGACCTACCTGGCCATGGCCAAGGCCGTGCAGGCCCTCCAGTCCAAGCAGGTCAACCGCATCATCCTGACCCGCCCCGCGGTGGAGGCCGGCGAACGCCTCGGCTTCCTGCCCGGCACGCTCTACGAGAAGATCGACCCGTACCTGCGCCCGCTCTACGACGCGCTGCACGACATGATCGACCCCGACTCGATCCCCCGCCTGATGGCGGCGGGCACCATCGAGGTCGCCCCGCTGGCGTACATGCGCGGCCGGACGCTCAACGACGCCTTCATCATCCTCGACGAGGCCCAGAACACGAGCCCCGAGCAGATGAAGATGTTCCTCACCCGGCTCGGCTTCGACTCGAAGATCGTGATCACCGGTGACGTCACCCAGGTCGACCTGCCCGGCGGCACCAAGTCCGGTCTGCGCCAGGTCCAGGAGATCCTGGAGGGCGTCGAGGACGTCCACTTCTCCCGGCTCTCGTCGCACGACGTCGTACGACACCGGCTGGTGGGCCGTATCGTCGACGCCTACGAGCAGTACGACAGCAGGAACGGCACCGACGGCGGCGTCCAGCCGGACGCCCGCCCCCAGGGGCGCGGTGCCAAGGCCAAGGGGAAGTAG
- a CDS encoding protealysin inhibitor emfourin, whose product MRIQVRRTGGFAGIERFAEVDTTGRADASEWHTLVERALADGRGTPPVGVPDGFSYQITVDGKTVYAADPRLTDEQRRLISRVLREGA is encoded by the coding sequence ATGCGGATTCAGGTAAGGCGTACAGGAGGCTTCGCGGGCATCGAGCGCTTCGCGGAGGTGGACACCACCGGGCGGGCCGACGCGTCCGAGTGGCACACGCTGGTCGAACGGGCACTCGCCGACGGCCGGGGCACCCCGCCCGTCGGGGTCCCGGACGGGTTCAGCTACCAGATCACCGTCGACGGGAAGACGGTCTACGCCGCCGACCCCCGGCTCACCGACGAACAGCGCCGGCTCATCTCCCGAGTGCTCCGGGAGGGCGCCTGA
- a CDS encoding M4 family metallopeptidase: protein MPTTQPTPPAAGGGTEPVFCAIVPPHVLDKLARHDDPALSGPARRTIRRDAVERTQRNLTTVIGAAAVAPRAGAEPGKPHRTVHDARHGTDLPGRTVRTEGQEPGRDATVNRAYTGLGATFELFLTAYGRDSIDGAGLPLDATVHYDRDYNNAFWNGEQMVFGDGDGEIFLDFTLPIDVIGHELTHGVTQHTANLTYYGQSGALNESVSDVFGSLIKQYSLGQTATEADWLIGAGLLAPRVTGEALRSMKAPGTAYDDDVLGKDPQPATMDDYVRTGRDNGGVHINSGIPNHAFYLLATELGGHAWERAGQIWYDVLTSGALEEDALFTDFATATVRAARERYGDGDEREAVAKAWEQVGVRTL, encoded by the coding sequence ATGCCGACCACACAGCCGACCCCGCCGGCCGCCGGCGGGGGCACCGAGCCCGTCTTCTGCGCCATCGTGCCGCCCCACGTCCTCGACAAGCTCGCCCGGCACGACGACCCCGCGCTCTCCGGCCCCGCCCGGCGCACCATCCGCCGCGACGCCGTCGAGCGCACCCAGCGCAACCTGACCACCGTCATCGGCGCCGCCGCCGTCGCCCCCCGCGCCGGCGCCGAGCCGGGCAAGCCCCACCGCACCGTCCACGACGCCCGGCACGGCACCGACCTGCCCGGCCGCACGGTGCGCACCGAGGGCCAGGAGCCCGGCAGGGACGCCACCGTCAACCGCGCCTACACCGGTCTGGGCGCCACCTTCGAGCTGTTCCTCACGGCGTACGGCCGCGACTCCATCGACGGCGCGGGCCTGCCGCTCGACGCGACCGTGCACTACGACCGCGACTACAACAACGCCTTCTGGAACGGCGAGCAGATGGTCTTCGGCGACGGCGACGGCGAGATCTTCCTCGACTTCACCCTCCCGATCGACGTCATCGGCCACGAACTGACCCACGGCGTCACCCAGCACACCGCCAACCTGACCTACTACGGCCAGTCCGGCGCCCTCAACGAATCGGTGTCGGACGTCTTCGGCTCCCTGATCAAGCAGTACTCCCTCGGCCAGACCGCCACCGAGGCCGACTGGCTGATCGGCGCCGGGCTCCTCGCCCCGCGCGTCACCGGCGAGGCGCTGCGCTCCATGAAGGCCCCCGGCACCGCGTACGACGACGACGTCCTCGGCAAGGACCCCCAGCCCGCCACGATGGACGACTACGTGCGCACCGGCCGGGACAACGGCGGCGTCCACATCAACTCCGGCATCCCCAACCACGCCTTCTACCTCCTCGCCACCGAACTGGGCGGTCACGCCTGGGAGCGGGCCGGACAGATCTGGTACGACGTGCTCACCTCCGGCGCGCTCGAGGAGGACGCCCTCTTCACCGACTTCGCCACCGCCACGGTGCGCGCCGCCCGCGAACGCTACGGCGACGGCGACGAGCGGGAGGCGGTCGCCAAGGCGTGGGAGCAGGTCGGGGTGCGCACGCTCTGA